The Streptomyces sp. NBC_01353 genome contains a region encoding:
- a CDS encoding fatty acyl-CoA synthetase, which produces MERLLTRTVDGVLRMSAQRTPERIAVRYGDRSWTYAELDAAVTTAAAVLRERYGLAERARVATYAHNSDAYLIAFLACSRADLIHVPVNHHLTGEDLDYILRQSGSSLVLADPALADRVPADLTVRALRDTEDSFLTALAEPDTYDTDRDAREYVQLLYTSGTTALPKGARMTHHALVHEYASAIEALDLHEDDKPVHSLPLYHSAQMHVFLLPYLAVGAENTIVDGPDPKVLFDLIEAGRADSFFAPPTVWIGLSNHPEFASRDLSALRKAYYGASIMPVPVLERLRGRLPGLRFYNCFGQSEIGPLATVLGPDEHEGRMDSCGKPVRFVEAKVVDEDGEEVPDGTPGEIVYRSPQLCDGYWDKHDETKEAFRGEWFRSGDLAVRDAEGYYTVVDRVKDVINSGGVLVASRQVEDALYTHPGVAEVAVVGLPDERWIEAVTAVVVPRTEVTEAELLAHAREKLAHFKAPKKVLFVDELPRNASGKILKRELRDRFAAS; this is translated from the coding sequence ATGGAACGACTCCTCACCCGGACAGTCGACGGCGTCCTGCGCATGAGCGCCCAGCGCACCCCCGAACGGATCGCCGTGCGGTACGGCGACCGCTCCTGGACCTACGCGGAGCTGGACGCGGCCGTGACCACCGCGGCCGCCGTGCTGCGGGAGCGGTACGGGCTGGCGGAGCGGGCCCGTGTCGCGACCTACGCCCACAACTCCGACGCCTATCTGATCGCCTTCCTGGCCTGCTCCCGTGCGGACCTGATCCACGTCCCGGTCAACCACCACCTCACCGGCGAGGACCTCGACTACATCCTGCGCCAGTCCGGCAGTTCGCTCGTCCTCGCCGACCCCGCACTCGCCGACCGTGTCCCCGCCGACCTGACCGTACGGGCGCTGCGGGACACCGAGGACTCGTTCCTCACGGCGCTCGCGGAACCGGACACGTACGACACCGACCGTGACGCCCGCGAGTACGTCCAGCTGCTCTACACCTCCGGGACGACCGCGCTGCCCAAGGGCGCCCGGATGACCCACCACGCCCTGGTCCACGAGTACGCCAGCGCCATCGAGGCCCTCGACCTGCACGAGGACGACAAGCCGGTCCACTCGCTGCCGCTCTACCACTCCGCGCAGATGCACGTCTTCCTGCTGCCGTACCTGGCCGTGGGCGCCGAGAACACCATCGTCGACGGGCCCGATCCGAAGGTGCTCTTCGACCTGATCGAGGCGGGCCGCGCCGACAGCTTCTTCGCGCCGCCGACCGTCTGGATCGGCCTCTCCAATCACCCCGAGTTCGCGAGCCGCGACCTCTCCGCCCTGCGCAAGGCGTATTACGGCGCCTCGATCATGCCGGTGCCGGTCCTGGAGCGGCTGCGCGGCCGGCTGCCGGGGCTGCGCTTCTACAACTGCTTCGGGCAGAGCGAGATCGGCCCCCTCGCCACCGTCCTCGGCCCCGACGAGCACGAGGGCCGGATGGACTCCTGCGGGAAGCCGGTCCGCTTCGTGGAGGCCAAGGTCGTCGACGAGGACGGGGAGGAGGTCCCGGACGGCACCCCCGGCGAAATCGTCTACCGCTCACCGCAGTTGTGCGACGGCTACTGGGACAAGCACGACGAGACCAAGGAGGCCTTCCGGGGAGAGTGGTTCCGCTCCGGCGATCTCGCGGTGCGCGACGCGGAGGGTTACTACACGGTCGTGGACCGGGTGAAGGACGTCATCAACTCCGGGGGAGTACTGGTCGCCTCCCGGCAGGTCGAGGACGCCCTCTACACCCATCCGGGCGTCGCCGAGGTCGCCGTCGTGGGCCTGCCCGACGAGCGCTGGATCGAGGCGGTCACCGCCGTCGTCGTCCCCAGGACCGAGGTCACCGAGGCCGAACTCCTCGCCCACGCACGCGAGAAGCTCGCCCACTTCAAGGCCCCGAAGAAGGTCCTGTTCGTGGACGAGCTGCCGCGCAACGCCAGCGGGAAGATCCTCAAGCGGGAGCTGCGCGACCGCTTCGCCGCCTCATAG
- a CDS encoding DUF4239 domain-containing protein, producing MTLWLLNHLGTHTLAFLIVGGTVVAALAGSVLLRRRHPRLADGEHNDMVGVVLGMFGAIYGIILAFVIVTLWTQMENTQNVVAAEATGVALVVRDARAFPPADQARVNAAADGYVHAVVEVQWPLMREGAADYSVTGVKLEALYDALQAYEPVTESQKIFYAQAASKLDDVAGQRRARLTMAGQQLPPLLQVLAVGGALVIIPLTFLYGMRSRRMQLLFVGAVAALIGFSLLLVVVLDRPFAGELSVSPAPYQEGALAQFWESPQGVSAVR from the coding sequence ATGACGCTCTGGCTGCTCAATCACCTCGGCACCCACACCCTCGCCTTCCTGATCGTCGGCGGCACCGTCGTCGCGGCGCTCGCCGGGAGTGTGCTGCTGCGCCGCAGGCATCCCCGGCTCGCCGACGGCGAGCACAACGACATGGTGGGTGTCGTCCTCGGAATGTTCGGCGCCATCTACGGGATCATCCTCGCCTTCGTGATCGTCACCCTGTGGACCCAGATGGAGAACACGCAGAACGTCGTCGCGGCCGAGGCCACCGGTGTCGCGCTCGTCGTGCGGGACGCCCGGGCGTTTCCGCCCGCCGACCAGGCCCGGGTGAACGCGGCGGCCGACGGCTATGTGCACGCCGTCGTCGAGGTGCAGTGGCCGCTCATGCGGGAGGGGGCCGCGGACTACTCCGTCACCGGCGTGAAGCTGGAGGCGCTGTACGACGCCCTGCAGGCGTACGAACCCGTCACCGAGTCGCAGAAGATCTTCTACGCACAGGCCGCCTCCAAGCTCGACGACGTGGCCGGACAGCGCCGGGCGCGGCTCACGATGGCCGGTCAGCAGCTGCCGCCGCTCCTTCAGGTCCTCGCCGTCGGCGGTGCCCTGGTCATCATCCCGCTCACCTTCCTCTACGGAATGCGCAGCCGGCGCATGCAGCTGCTCTTCGTCGGGGCGGTGGCGGCGCTCATCGGCTTCAGCCTCCTTCTGGTCGTCGTGCTCGACCGGCCCTTCGCGGGAGAGCTGAGCGTGAGCCCCGCGCCGTACCAGGAGGGCGCGCTCGCGCAGTTCTGGGAGTCCCCCCAGGGGGTGTCCGCCGTGCGATGA
- a CDS encoding ionic transporter y4hA, which yields MSSSVGLTRQWTTWGPVLAAVALGLAWGRGLPGFVVGIVAACLFAAVLAAVHHAEVVAHRVGEPFGSLVLAVAVTVIEVGLIVTLMAGGGEKTSTYARDTVFAAVMITCNGIVGLSLLVGALRNRVAVFNAEGSGGAVATVCTLATMTLVLPTFTTSQPGPEFSSAQLAFAAVASLCLYGVFVAVQTFRHRDYFLPVPREGKESEEDHADPPTERETWASLGLLVLALVAVVGLAKIISPTIEDGVESAGLPKAVVGVIIALMVLLPETLAAVRAARRDRMQTSLNLAYGSAIASIGLTIPAIALASIWLSGPLVLGVGAVHMVLLVLTAVVSALTVVPGRATLLQGGVHLSIFAAFVFLSFSP from the coding sequence ATGAGTTCGAGCGTGGGACTGACACGGCAGTGGACGACGTGGGGACCGGTTCTGGCGGCCGTGGCCCTCGGGCTCGCGTGGGGACGTGGTCTGCCCGGCTTCGTCGTCGGGATCGTCGCCGCCTGTCTGTTCGCCGCCGTCCTGGCCGCCGTCCATCACGCCGAGGTCGTCGCCCACCGCGTCGGCGAGCCCTTCGGCTCGCTCGTCCTCGCCGTCGCCGTCACGGTCATCGAGGTCGGACTGATCGTCACCCTGATGGCGGGCGGCGGCGAGAAGACCTCCACCTACGCCCGGGACACGGTCTTCGCCGCCGTCATGATCACCTGCAACGGCATCGTCGGACTCTCGCTCCTCGTGGGCGCCCTGCGCAATCGCGTCGCCGTCTTCAACGCCGAGGGCTCCGGCGGCGCCGTCGCCACCGTATGCACCCTCGCGACGATGACGCTGGTCCTGCCGACGTTCACGACGAGTCAGCCCGGCCCTGAGTTCTCCAGCGCCCAGCTGGCCTTCGCCGCCGTCGCCTCCCTCTGTCTGTACGGGGTGTTCGTCGCCGTCCAGACCTTCCGGCACCGCGACTACTTCCTGCCCGTCCCGCGCGAGGGCAAGGAATCCGAGGAGGACCACGCCGATCCGCCGACCGAGCGGGAGACCTGGGCGAGCCTCGGCCTCCTCGTCCTGGCGCTCGTCGCCGTCGTGGGCCTGGCCAAGATCATCTCGCCCACCATCGAGGACGGCGTCGAATCGGCCGGTCTGCCCAAGGCCGTCGTCGGCGTGATCATCGCCCTGATGGTGCTGCTCCCCGAGACGCTCGCCGCCGTGCGTGCCGCGCGCCGGGACCGGATGCAGACCAGCCTCAACCTCGCCTACGGCTCCGCGATCGCCAGCATCGGCCTGACCATCCCGGCGATCGCGCTCGCCTCGATCTGGCTCTCCGGGCCCCTGGTCCTGGGCGTCGGGGCGGTCCACATGGTCCTGCTCGTGCTCACCGCCGTCGTGAGCGCCCTGACCGTGGTGCCCGGACGGGCCACCCTGCTCCAGGGCGGCGTCCATCTCTCGATCTTCGCCGCCTTCGTCTTCCTGTCGTTCAGCCCGTGA
- a CDS encoding serine hydrolase, translated as MTEESAGVPARNAAGRGLSRRAFGGGLLALGGAVMVGSIPGAAAASAPRGGRTTLRHGSAERAGLLPAHLDRLVADAETFLGPSPKHPWYAGAVLLAGRGGTVALHRPIGTAVRYAGYDETTDSGIELPAEQQIATAEDTVFDLASVSKLFTSILAVQQIERGALELEAKVTAYLPEFGGGGKQDVTVRQLLTHTSGFRAWIPLYKEPTREGKLRLLWNEPPASPPGTKYLYSDLNLISLQLILEEITGHTLDVLLRTEITAPLGMHRTRFNPPLSWKPKIAATEDSRLPWSGLDRGMVWGQVHDENAYSLGGIAGHAGVFSCAWDLAVLARTLLNGGAYGHARILSPESVELMFTDFNTAFPGDEHGLGFELYQHWYMGAMATPRTAGHTGFTGTSLVLDPTTDAFLVVLGNSVHPVRTWRSGSAPRVAAANNLARAVPVRPARGRTSPKLSASPEQGRPPWFSGMASATTATLTLPPLSGTGRLECALWWDTEPGPDAAFLEASTDEGATWSPVPFTTVRKGQEPQKRPAGSVSGWSGRVWHEAVADLTAWGSASVRLRWRYTTDRLYVGRGVYVDGLRVLGPSGHRVFDEARAANGSRIEAVGWTRSAD; from the coding sequence ATGACGGAGGAATCGGCAGGAGTTCCGGCTCGGAATGCGGCGGGCCGGGGACTCAGCCGCCGGGCTTTCGGCGGCGGGCTTCTCGCCCTGGGAGGTGCGGTGATGGTCGGCTCGATTCCGGGGGCCGCCGCGGCCTCCGCGCCCCGGGGCGGGCGGACGACCCTGCGGCATGGGTCCGCCGAGCGGGCCGGGCTGCTGCCCGCGCACCTCGACCGGCTGGTCGCCGACGCCGAGACGTTCCTGGGGCCCTCCCCGAAGCACCCGTGGTACGCGGGTGCGGTACTGCTGGCCGGGCGGGGAGGAACGGTCGCGCTGCATCGGCCGATCGGGACGGCGGTGCGGTACGCGGGATACGACGAGACGACGGACAGCGGGATCGAGCTGCCTGCGGAGCAGCAGATCGCGACGGCGGAGGACACCGTCTTCGACCTGGCGTCCGTCTCGAAGCTGTTCACATCGATCCTGGCCGTGCAGCAGATCGAGCGCGGAGCGCTGGAACTGGAGGCGAAGGTCACGGCTTATCTGCCGGAGTTCGGGGGCGGCGGGAAGCAGGACGTCACGGTACGTCAGCTGCTCACGCACACCTCGGGGTTCCGGGCCTGGATCCCGCTGTACAAGGAGCCGACACGGGAGGGGAAGTTGCGGCTGCTGTGGAACGAGCCCCCGGCGAGTCCGCCCGGCACCAAGTACCTCTACTCCGATCTGAATCTGATCTCCCTTCAACTGATCCTGGAGGAGATCACCGGTCACACTCTGGATGTACTGCTCCGAACCGAGATCACCGCTCCACTCGGGATGCACCGCACGCGTTTCAATCCCCCGCTCTCCTGGAAGCCGAAGATCGCGGCGACGGAGGACTCCCGGCTCCCCTGGTCCGGCCTCGACCGGGGCATGGTGTGGGGGCAGGTGCACGACGAGAACGCCTACAGTCTCGGCGGGATCGCCGGCCACGCCGGGGTATTCTCCTGCGCCTGGGACCTCGCCGTGCTCGCCCGTACCCTCCTCAACGGTGGGGCGTACGGCCACGCCCGCATCCTCTCCCCCGAGTCCGTGGAGCTGATGTTCACCGACTTCAACACGGCCTTTCCCGGCGACGAACACGGCCTCGGCTTCGAGCTCTACCAGCACTGGTACATGGGCGCGATGGCCACCCCGCGCACGGCGGGCCACACCGGCTTCACCGGTACGAGTCTGGTCCTGGACCCGACGACGGACGCGTTCCTCGTCGTCCTCGGCAACTCCGTCCACCCCGTCCGGACCTGGCGCTCCGGCTCCGCACCCCGCGTCGCCGCGGCGAACAACCTCGCCCGCGCGGTCCCGGTCCGGCCGGCGCGCGGGCGGACCTCCCCCAAGCTCTCGGCTTCGCCCGAGCAGGGGCGACCCCCATGGTTCTCGGGCATGGCGAGCGCGACGACCGCCACGCTGACGCTGCCGCCGCTCAGCGGCACGGGCCGTCTGGAGTGCGCCCTGTGGTGGGACACCGAACCGGGCCCGGACGCCGCCTTCCTGGAGGCGTCGACGGACGAAGGCGCGACCTGGAGCCCGGTGCCGTTCACCACCGTACGGAAGGGGCAGGAGCCGCAGAAGCGTCCGGCGGGCTCGGTGAGCGGCTGGTCCGGGCGCGTCTGGCACGAGGCCGTCGCCGACCTGACGGCCTGGGGTTCCGCCTCCGTGCGCCTGCGCTGGCGGTACACGACGGACCGGCTCTACGTCGGGCGCGGAGTGTACGTGGACGGTCTACGGGTCCTGGGCCCCTCCGGGCACCGGGTGTTCGACGAGGCGCGGGCTGCGAACGGCTCCCGTATCGAGGCCGTGGGCTGGACCAGGTCGGCGGACTGA
- a CDS encoding acyl-CoA synthetase, whose amino-acid sequence MSQQPPWGSPRTKSGGGFWSQAAADPARTVLIAPDGEEWTAGRLHADVNRLVHGLRAAGLERGDVFAVVLPNGVEFLTAYLASAQAGFYLVPVNHHLVGPEIAWIVADSGAKVLIAHERFAPAATAAADEAGLPTTHRYAVGAVEGFRPYAELLDGRPESVPADRTLGWVMNYTSGTTGRPRGIRRPLPGKLPEETYLGGFLGIFGIRPFDGNVHLVCSPLYHTAVLQFAGAALHIGHPLVLMDKWTPEEMLRLIDAHDCTHTHMVPTQFHRLLALPEEVRSRYDVSSMRHAIHGAAPCPDHVKRAMIDWWGSCVEEYYAASEGGGAFATAEDWLKKPGTVGKAWPISELAVFDDDGNRLPPGELGTVYMKMTTGGFSYHKDEAKTAKNRIGDFFTVGDLGVLDEDGYLFLRDRKIDMIISGGVNIYPAEIESALLTHPAVADAAAFGIPHADWGEQVKAVVEAAEGHEPGEALAADILAHCEERLAGYKRPKSVDFITTMPRDPNGKLYKRRLREPYWEGHERPL is encoded by the coding sequence ATGAGCCAACAGCCGCCATGGGGGTCCCCCCGGACGAAGTCTGGGGGAGGATTCTGGTCCCAGGCCGCCGCCGACCCCGCCCGTACCGTCCTCATCGCGCCCGACGGCGAGGAGTGGACGGCCGGACGGCTCCATGCCGACGTGAACCGGCTGGTCCACGGGCTGCGCGCGGCCGGTCTGGAGCGGGGCGACGTCTTCGCCGTCGTCCTGCCCAACGGGGTCGAGTTCCTCACCGCCTATCTCGCCTCCGCCCAGGCCGGGTTCTATCTCGTCCCCGTCAACCACCATCTCGTCGGACCCGAGATCGCGTGGATCGTCGCCGACTCCGGAGCCAAGGTCCTCATCGCCCACGAGCGGTTCGCGCCCGCGGCGACGGCCGCCGCCGACGAGGCGGGCCTGCCCACGACCCACCGTTACGCCGTGGGCGCGGTGGAGGGCTTCCGCCCGTACGCCGAACTCCTCGACGGACGACCGGAGTCGGTCCCCGCGGACCGCACCCTCGGCTGGGTCATGAACTACACGTCCGGCACCACGGGCCGACCGCGCGGCATCCGCCGCCCGCTGCCGGGCAAGCTCCCCGAGGAGACGTACCTCGGTGGCTTCCTCGGCATCTTCGGGATCCGGCCCTTCGACGGCAACGTTCACCTCGTCTGCTCGCCGCTCTACCACACGGCCGTGCTGCAGTTCGCGGGCGCCGCTCTGCACATCGGCCATCCGCTCGTCCTCATGGACAAGTGGACCCCCGAGGAGATGCTGCGCCTCATCGACGCCCACGACTGTACCCACACCCACATGGTCCCGACTCAGTTCCACCGGCTGCTCGCGCTGCCCGAGGAGGTACGGAGCCGGTACGACGTCTCGTCCATGCGCCACGCCATCCACGGCGCCGCTCCCTGCCCCGACCACGTCAAGCGGGCGATGATCGACTGGTGGGGGAGCTGCGTGGAGGAGTACTACGCGGCGAGCGAGGGCGGCGGCGCCTTCGCCACCGCCGAGGACTGGCTGAAGAAGCCGGGAACGGTCGGCAAGGCGTGGCCCATCAGCGAGCTCGCCGTCTTCGACGACGACGGCAACCGGCTCCCGCCCGGCGAACTCGGCACCGTCTACATGAAGATGACCACCGGCGGCTTCTCGTACCACAAGGACGAGGCGAAGACCGCGAAGAACCGCATCGGCGACTTCTTCACCGTCGGCGACCTGGGCGTCCTCGACGAGGACGGCTACCTCTTCCTCCGCGACCGCAAGATCGACATGATCATCTCGGGCGGCGTCAACATCTACCCCGCCGAGATCGAGTCGGCGCTCCTCACCCACCCCGCGGTCGCCGACGCAGCCGCCTTCGGCATCCCGCACGCCGACTGGGGTGAGCAGGTCAAGGCCGTCGTCGAAGCGGCCGAGGGCCACGAGCCGGGCGAAGCGCTCGCCGCCGACATCCTGGCGCACTGCGAGGAGCGACTCGCCGGCTACAAGCGCCCCAAGTCGGTCGACTTCATCACCACCATGCCCCGCGACCCCAACGGCAAGCTCTACAAGCGCCGACTGCGCGAACCGTACTGGGAGGGCCACGAGCGCCCGCTCTGA
- the paaK gene encoding phenylacetate--CoA ligase PaaK produces MTDLLDSGERLGRAELEALQLDRLRATLRHAYENVGFYRQSFDKAGLHPDDCRSLADLARFPFTAKTDLRDHYPFGMFAVDQSEVRRIHASSGTTGRPTVVGYTERDLDTWADVVARSLRAAGARPGHKVHVAYGYGLFTGGLGAHYGAERLGCTVIPASGGMTARQVQLIQDFKPEVIMVTPSYMLTLLDEFERQGIDPRTTSLKVGVFGAEPWTEAMRREIEERFALDAVDIYGLSEVMGPGVAQECVETKDGLHIWEDHFYPEIVDPFTGEVLPDGEEGELVFTSLTKEAMPVIRYRTRDLTRLLPGTARVFRRMEKVTGRSDDMVILRGVNLFPTQIEEIVLRTPAVAPHFQLRLTREGRLDALTVRAEARPGADPDRRAEAARAIAQAVKDGIGVSVGVEVVDPETLERSVGKIKRIVDLRGEH; encoded by the coding sequence ATGACGGATCTGCTGGACAGCGGCGAACGGCTCGGACGCGCGGAGCTGGAGGCGCTCCAGCTGGACCGCCTGCGGGCCACGTTGCGCCACGCGTACGAGAACGTCGGCTTCTACCGGCAGTCCTTCGACAAGGCGGGGCTCCATCCCGACGACTGCCGTTCGCTCGCCGACCTCGCCCGCTTCCCCTTCACCGCCAAGACGGATCTGCGGGACCACTACCCCTTCGGCATGTTCGCCGTCGACCAGTCCGAGGTCCGGCGCATCCACGCCTCCAGCGGCACCACCGGCCGGCCGACCGTCGTGGGCTACACCGAACGCGATCTGGACACCTGGGCCGACGTGGTCGCCCGCTCGCTGCGCGCGGCCGGCGCCCGGCCCGGCCACAAGGTCCATGTGGCCTACGGTTACGGCCTCTTCACCGGCGGACTCGGCGCGCACTACGGCGCGGAGCGGCTCGGCTGTACGGTCATCCCGGCCTCCGGCGGCATGACGGCCCGCCAGGTACAGCTGATCCAGGACTTCAAGCCCGAAGTCATCATGGTGACGCCCTCGTACATGCTCACGCTGCTCGACGAGTTCGAGCGTCAGGGCATCGATCCGCGGACCACCTCGCTCAAGGTCGGCGTCTTCGGCGCGGAGCCGTGGACGGAGGCGATGCGGCGGGAGATCGAGGAGCGGTTCGCCCTCGACGCCGTCGACATATACGGGCTCTCGGAGGTGATGGGGCCGGGCGTCGCGCAGGAGTGCGTGGAGACCAAGGACGGGCTGCACATCTGGGAGGACCACTTCTACCCGGAGATCGTGGACCCGTTCACGGGTGAGGTGCTGCCGGACGGCGAAGAGGGCGAACTGGTCTTCACCTCGCTCACCAAGGAGGCCATGCCCGTCATCCGCTACCGCACCCGGGATCTGACGCGGCTACTGCCGGGCACGGCACGGGTGTTCCGGCGGATGGAGAAGGTCACCGGCCGCAGTGACGACATGGTGATCCTGCGCGGGGTGAACCTCTTCCCCACCCAGATCGAGGAGATCGTGCTGCGTACACCGGCGGTCGCCCCGCACTTCCAGCTGAGGCTGACCCGGGAGGGACGGCTCGACGCGCTGACGGTACGGGCCGAGGCGCGTCCGGGCGCCGACCCCGACCGGCGCGCGGAGGCGGCCCGGGCGATCGCGCAGGCGGTCAAGGACGGGATCGGGGTCTCGGTCGGGGTCGAGGTGGTCGACCCCGAGACGCTGGAACGGTCCGTGGGCAAGATCAAGCGGATCGTGGATCTGCGCGGCGAGCACTGA
- a CDS encoding nitronate monooxygenase family protein, producing MKTELSQKLGIEHAIFGFTPFPAVAAAITRAGGFGVLGAVRYTAPDDLARDLDWMQEHTDGLPYGLDVVMPAKKVEGVSEAEVEAMIPEGHRDFVRTTLAKHGVPELAAGEASGWRITGWMEQVARNQLDVAFDYPIKLLANALGSPPADVVQRAHDHDVLVAALAGSARHARHHAEAGIDIVVAQGYEAGGHTGEIASMVLTPEVVDAVSPLPVLAAGGIGSGEQIAAGLALGAQGVWLGSLWLTTTEADMHSRALTAKLLAAGSGDTVRSRALTGKPARQLRTEWTDAWDDPDGPGTLPMPLQGLLVAEAVSRIQKYEVEPLLGTPVGQIVGRMNSERSVQQVFDELTSGFEKAIDRINRIAGRSE from the coding sequence ATGAAGACGGAGCTGAGCCAAAAACTGGGGATCGAGCACGCCATCTTCGGCTTCACGCCCTTCCCCGCGGTGGCCGCCGCCATCACCAGAGCCGGCGGATTCGGCGTCCTCGGCGCGGTGCGCTACACCGCCCCCGACGACCTCGCGCGCGACCTCGACTGGATGCAGGAGCACACCGACGGCCTGCCCTACGGTCTCGACGTCGTCATGCCCGCGAAGAAGGTCGAGGGGGTGAGCGAGGCCGAGGTCGAGGCGATGATCCCCGAAGGGCACCGGGACTTCGTCCGTACCACCCTCGCCAAGCACGGCGTCCCCGAACTCGCCGCAGGAGAGGCCTCCGGCTGGCGCATCACCGGCTGGATGGAACAGGTCGCCCGCAACCAGCTCGACGTCGCCTTCGACTACCCCATCAAGCTCCTCGCCAACGCCCTCGGCTCCCCGCCCGCCGACGTCGTCCAGCGGGCCCACGACCACGACGTCCTCGTCGCCGCCCTCGCCGGCAGCGCCCGGCACGCCCGCCACCACGCCGAGGCCGGCATCGACATCGTCGTCGCGCAGGGCTACGAGGCCGGCGGCCACACCGGCGAGATCGCCTCCATGGTCCTGACGCCCGAGGTCGTCGACGCCGTCTCACCGTTGCCCGTCCTCGCCGCAGGCGGCATCGGCAGCGGCGAACAGATCGCCGCCGGGCTCGCGCTCGGCGCCCAGGGCGTCTGGCTCGGCTCCCTCTGGCTCACCACCACCGAGGCCGACATGCACTCCCGTGCCCTGACCGCGAAACTCCTCGCCGCCGGCTCCGGCGACACGGTCCGCTCCCGCGCGCTGACCGGCAAGCCCGCACGCCAGCTGCGCACCGAGTGGACCGACGCCTGGGACGACCCGGACGGCCCCGGCACCCTTCCGATGCCCCTGCAGGGGCTGCTGGTCGCCGAGGCCGTCTCCCGTATCCAGAAGTACGAGGTCGAGCCGCTGCTCGGCACACCCGTCGGGCAGATCGTCGGCCGGATGAACTCCGAGCGCAGCGTGCAACAGGTCTTCGACGAGCTCACCAGCGGGTTCGAGAAGGCCATCGACCGCATCAACCGCATCGCAGGACGGAGCGAGTGA